A part of Amycolatopsis lurida genomic DNA contains:
- a CDS encoding alpha/beta hydrolase, whose protein sequence is MVEPAYDPELAAVLPALAGNVPVGMTADQLERYRALPFPTIEEQIGDRPVTCTDHSIPGYDGAEITVSVIARRDHRGGGPGIYHVHGGGMVMGDRFASAQPLVDWAMKYDAVAVTVEFRRAPEHPHPVPVEDCYAGLEWMAAHADELGFDPGGLVIFGGSGGGGLAAGVTLMARDRGGPVVAGQLLQCPMIDDRNETLSARRYDGVGVWDRTSNLTAWTMVLGDRRGTPGVSPYAAPARATDLGGLPPTFIDVAAAEVFRDEAVAYASAIWAAGGEAELHVWGGAFHGFYDLAPETAIARSCLAARESWLDRLLART, encoded by the coding sequence ATGGTCGAACCCGCATACGATCCCGAACTCGCCGCCGTGCTGCCCGCGCTCGCGGGGAACGTGCCGGTCGGCATGACGGCGGATCAGCTGGAGCGCTATCGGGCCTTGCCGTTCCCGACGATCGAAGAGCAGATCGGCGACCGCCCGGTCACCTGCACCGATCACTCGATCCCCGGATACGACGGCGCGGAAATCACCGTTTCGGTCATCGCCCGCCGGGATCATCGCGGCGGCGGTCCGGGGATTTACCACGTGCACGGCGGCGGAATGGTGATGGGCGACCGGTTCGCGTCGGCGCAACCGCTCGTCGACTGGGCGATGAAATACGACGCCGTCGCGGTCACCGTCGAATTCCGTCGCGCGCCCGAACATCCGCATCCCGTGCCGGTGGAGGACTGCTACGCCGGGCTGGAATGGATGGCCGCGCACGCGGACGAGCTGGGCTTCGACCCCGGCGGCCTGGTCATCTTCGGCGGGAGCGGCGGCGGTGGCCTCGCCGCCGGGGTCACGCTCATGGCGCGAGACCGCGGCGGACCGGTAGTGGCCGGTCAGCTGCTCCAGTGCCCGATGATCGACGACCGGAACGAGACCCTCTCGGCGCGCCGGTACGACGGGGTCGGTGTCTGGGACCGGACCAGCAACCTGACGGCGTGGACGATGGTCCTCGGGGACCGGCGAGGCACTCCCGGCGTCTCTCCGTACGCCGCCCCGGCCCGTGCGACAGACCTCGGCGGATTGCCGCCGACGTTCATCGACGTCGCCGCCGCCGAGGTGTTCCGGGACGAGGCCGTGGCGTACGCGAGTGCGATCTGGGCCGCCGGGGGAGAAGCGGAATTGCATGTCTGGGGTGGCGCTTTCCACGGTTTCTACGATCTCGCCCCGGAAACCGCCATCGCCCGATCGTGTCTCGCCGCCAGGGAGTCCTGGTTGGACCGGCTGCTCGCCCGGACATGA
- a CDS encoding PDR/VanB family oxidoreductase, with product MQKTVLDRVEPIAEGTVSLVLRGAEGSLAPWEPGAHVDVALPNWLTRQYSLCGDPADRGGYRVAVRYDRLSRGGSEYVHLFLRAGRTLDVSLPRNNFPLLPAPDHLFIAGGIGITPLMPMLAAAGPTARLVYVGRSEATMPFAAELKAAYGDRVRLHATAEHGRPDFAALAAGLGPDALVYCCGPASMLDAAEAVFPAKRLHIERFRPVAKEFAPAEPFEAHCVRSGRTVPVAAEESLLDALNHAGFRIPSGCREGVCGSCEIGVAGGEPEHRDDIGAPPGRMYCCVSRASSRLDLDL from the coding sequence ATGCAGAAAACCGTTCTCGACCGCGTGGAACCGATCGCCGAAGGAACCGTGTCACTCGTCCTGCGCGGCGCCGAAGGCTCGCTGGCGCCCTGGGAACCGGGCGCGCACGTCGATGTGGCGTTGCCGAACTGGCTGACCCGGCAGTATTCGCTGTGCGGAGACCCGGCCGATCGCGGCGGCTACCGCGTCGCCGTCCGGTACGACCGGCTGAGCCGGGGCGGTTCGGAGTACGTCCACCTGTTCCTGCGCGCCGGCCGGACGCTCGACGTTTCCTTGCCGCGCAACAACTTCCCGTTACTACCCGCGCCTGACCACCTGTTCATCGCCGGCGGGATCGGGATCACGCCCCTGATGCCGATGCTGGCGGCGGCGGGTCCCACGGCCAGATTGGTGTACGTGGGCAGGTCCGAAGCGACGATGCCGTTCGCCGCCGAACTCAAAGCCGCGTACGGCGACCGGGTTCGCCTTCACGCCACCGCCGAGCACGGCAGGCCCGACTTCGCCGCGCTGGCCGCCGGGCTCGGCCCGGACGCGCTGGTCTACTGCTGTGGTCCCGCGTCGATGCTCGACGCGGCCGAAGCGGTGTTCCCCGCGAAGAGACTGCATATCGAGCGTTTCCGGCCCGTGGCCAAGGAATTCGCTCCCGCGGAGCCGTTCGAGGCGCACTGCGTCCGATCGGGGCGGACGGTGCCGGTCGCCGCGGAAGAGTCGCTGCTGGACGCGTTGAATCACGCGGGGTTCCGTATCCCGTCCGGTTGCCGTGAAGGGGTTTGCGGCAGTTGCGAGATCGGCGTCGCCGGCGGCGAACCGGAACACCGCGACGATATCGGCGCGCCACCGGGACGGATGTACTGCTGTGTCTCCCGCGCGTCTTCACGCCTCGATCTCGACCTTTGA
- a CDS encoding RICIN domain-containing protein, whose translation MRTLPLLGAVALAVAATTVVPVSSDAAPPDATYTITVDAKKSFSPTTDTPASTYVDKDGTFYFQQAAALYGADQPREWDFYSGRDFDGFTKNPISSAVNPANPADRNDDTTWRCNNSPTGKESTYPPAGSGYSQRNYCDLVGTWVDPDTGDWYGLVHNEFTPEPFGAYSFSHYDAIDMAVSKDQGRTWAIKDHVITSPYSTERGDTAAFPHQTFDYGDGDPRLFVDTASGYFYVYYGSRIVPKAGAGGPMTGLAHVARSPISAKMASGSWQKWFDGGWTQPGVGGRESNMVPVSAAGDTGYTPVADDYDPANTGNVSRQIAAGQLPRKSDLFIMNIAYNAHLGLYLGAPEAVDSVVPQRYYVTDDLTTQKWRLIGDTGSYTNQSWYRWFVDAANKTNSTIIGKQFRSYCAVACSNNAGGEYTTQTITSSVPAPSPVDTSRKYRIGLGDGRVLAQGTGTATTSVASTTGSDREAWQFSPDGDGSYRIANAATGLLLGVDAVQAGRAWGAKPTVTSSSTVGQQWFVLPSTVDRGTFRLVNRYSGLVLGLSGKTSRLAETTPSRSWADTTGNAVGGGRTPAEQTLKFTDAGAGGLGGVHTLAAAGKNLDDPDSSTAAGTPLVTWTPNQGANQKWLFTRQADGSYTLTNAHSQLCADVEGGATTAGARVIQWTCTGGPNQRWTAAKQPDGGYKLTSVRSGLLLTTASTSDGAGVTQRADTGSALQLWKIG comes from the coding sequence ATGCGGACCCTGCCTCTTCTCGGCGCCGTGGCGTTGGCCGTGGCGGCGACCACGGTGGTACCGGTGTCGTCCGACGCCGCGCCGCCGGACGCGACGTACACCATCACGGTCGACGCCAAGAAGTCGTTCAGCCCGACCACCGACACCCCGGCGAGTACCTATGTCGACAAGGACGGCACGTTCTACTTCCAGCAGGCGGCGGCGCTCTACGGCGCGGACCAGCCGCGCGAATGGGACTTCTACAGCGGACGCGATTTCGACGGCTTCACCAAGAACCCGATCAGCAGCGCGGTGAACCCGGCCAACCCCGCCGACCGCAACGACGACACGACCTGGCGCTGCAACAACAGCCCCACCGGCAAGGAATCCACGTACCCGCCGGCGGGCTCGGGCTATTCGCAGCGCAACTACTGCGATCTCGTCGGCACCTGGGTCGATCCGGACACCGGTGACTGGTACGGCCTGGTCCACAACGAGTTCACGCCCGAACCGTTCGGGGCGTATTCGTTCTCCCATTACGACGCGATCGACATGGCCGTGTCGAAGGACCAGGGCAGGACGTGGGCCATCAAGGATCACGTGATCACCTCGCCCTACAGCACCGAACGCGGTGACACGGCGGCGTTCCCGCATCAGACGTTCGACTACGGCGACGGTGACCCGCGCCTGTTCGTGGACACCGCCTCCGGGTACTTCTACGTCTACTACGGCTCGCGCATCGTCCCGAAGGCCGGTGCCGGTGGCCCGATGACCGGGCTGGCGCACGTCGCCCGCTCGCCCATTTCGGCCAAGATGGCCTCCGGCTCCTGGCAGAAGTGGTTCGACGGCGGCTGGACCCAGCCGGGCGTCGGCGGCCGCGAGAGCAACATGGTCCCTGTGTCCGCCGCGGGCGACACCGGCTACACGCCCGTCGCGGACGACTACGACCCCGCCAACACCGGCAACGTCAGCCGGCAGATAGCCGCCGGGCAGCTGCCGCGCAAATCGGATCTGTTCATCATGAACATCGCCTACAACGCGCATCTCGGTCTCTACCTCGGCGCGCCGGAGGCCGTGGACAGCGTCGTCCCCCAGCGCTATTACGTGACCGACGATCTGACGACGCAGAAATGGCGGCTGATCGGCGACACGGGGAGCTACACGAACCAGTCCTGGTACCGCTGGTTCGTCGACGCCGCGAACAAGACGAATTCGACCATCATCGGCAAGCAGTTCCGTTCGTACTGCGCGGTGGCCTGCTCGAACAACGCGGGCGGCGAGTACACCACCCAGACCATCACGTCGTCCGTGCCCGCACCGTCCCCTGTGGACACTTCGCGCAAGTACCGGATCGGCCTCGGCGACGGCCGGGTGCTCGCGCAGGGCACCGGGACCGCGACGACGTCGGTCGCGAGCACGACCGGCTCCGACCGCGAGGCATGGCAGTTCTCGCCCGACGGTGACGGCTCGTACCGCATCGCCAACGCCGCCACCGGCCTGCTCCTCGGCGTCGACGCGGTGCAGGCCGGCCGGGCATGGGGCGCGAAACCCACCGTGACGTCGTCCTCGACGGTCGGGCAGCAGTGGTTCGTCCTCCCGTCCACTGTGGACAGGGGGACCTTCCGGCTGGTGAACCGCTACAGCGGGCTCGTGCTCGGCCTTTCCGGCAAGACGTCACGTCTCGCGGAGACCACCCCGTCGCGTTCCTGGGCCGACACCACCGGGAACGCCGTGGGCGGCGGCCGGACCCCGGCCGAGCAGACGCTGAAGTTCACCGATGCCGGTGCGGGCGGTCTCGGCGGGGTTCACACCCTGGCCGCGGCAGGCAAGAACCTCGACGATCCGGACTCGTCGACGGCCGCCGGCACCCCTCTGGTCACCTGGACACCGAACCAGGGCGCCAACCAGAAGTGGCTGTTCACCCGGCAGGCCGACGGTTCCTACACCCTGACGAACGCGCATTCGCAACTGTGCGCCGACGTCGAAGGCGGCGCCACCACCGCGGGCGCGCGCGTCATCCAGTGGACGTGCACCGGCGGGCCCAACCAACGCTGGACCGCGGCGAAACAGCCCGACGGCGGCTACAAGCTCACGAGCGTCCGCTCCGGCTTGCTGCTGACGACCGCGTCCACTTCGGACGGTGCCGGCGTCACCCAACGGGCCGACACGGGCTCCGCGCTCCAATTGTGGAAGATCGGCTGA
- a CDS encoding TetR/AcrR family transcriptional regulator: MTSEQRRLQPRKQPRQVRAELTRQRILTAAAHVFAEYGYAAGTTNRIAERARISIGSLYQYYPNKDAILAELLTRHLDGDRAADTLRRYKRSPEPLETVIREFVHTVIENHLDDPRLLQIMIEQAPRSGELLERVTRLEWEMVGDLRELLHGHPEVRVRDKDTAARLVASTVELTVHQLIAAPGSIDVTRLENELVAMITGYLRA, translated from the coding sequence ATGACGTCGGAGCAACGACGCCTTCAGCCACGTAAACAGCCACGCCAGGTCCGGGCCGAGCTGACCAGACAGCGCATCCTCACCGCGGCTGCTCACGTTTTCGCCGAGTACGGGTACGCCGCGGGGACGACGAACCGGATCGCCGAACGGGCCCGGATCTCGATCGGTTCGCTGTATCAGTACTACCCGAACAAGGACGCGATCCTGGCCGAGTTGCTCACCCGCCACCTCGACGGCGACCGGGCGGCCGACACGCTGCGCCGGTACAAGCGGTCGCCGGAGCCACTGGAGACCGTCATCCGCGAGTTCGTGCACACGGTGATCGAGAACCATCTCGACGATCCGCGGCTGCTGCAGATCATGATCGAGCAGGCACCCCGCTCCGGTGAGCTGCTGGAACGCGTCACCCGGCTGGAGTGGGAGATGGTCGGTGACCTGCGGGAACTCCTCCACGGCCACCCCGAAGTCCGCGTGCGGGACAAGGACACCGCGGCCAGGCTCGTCGCGTCCACTGTGGAATTGACCGTGCATCAGCTCATCGCCGCGCCCGGCTCCATCGACGTCACCCGGCTGGAGAACGAACTCGTGGCGATGATCACCGGCTACCTTCGCGCCTGA
- a CDS encoding peptidoglycan-binding domain-containing protein — translation MRKVATAAMFAALSATALGMTAGQPAAAAPSVNMEAVVKAAMWDPYKADQSITPGSGESVKAVEQALAAKNLLDKKQVDGHFGTSTVTAYQKYQKSLGHSGLAASGLPGKGSLTELGKGRYTVTAPISVGSKTSLDGKTVNKRTADMIAAAEKKAGVKFTITQGSYNAGGVGASGGTHDGGGAVDISVNNISNKTAAVKALREVGFAAWHRTPSQGNWAEHIHGIAISDTDMSPQAQAQAGDYFKGLNGLASHAKDDGPKVKKVTWEEFKRG, via the coding sequence ATGCGCAAGGTGGCAACCGCCGCGATGTTCGCCGCACTGTCCGCGACCGCGCTGGGGATGACGGCGGGACAGCCCGCGGCGGCCGCGCCGTCGGTCAACATGGAGGCCGTGGTCAAGGCGGCCATGTGGGATCCGTACAAGGCCGACCAGTCGATCACGCCTGGCTCCGGGGAGAGCGTCAAGGCGGTCGAGCAGGCGCTGGCCGCGAAGAACCTGCTCGACAAGAAGCAGGTCGACGGTCACTTCGGCACGTCGACGGTCACCGCGTACCAGAAGTACCAGAAGTCGCTCGGGCACAGTGGCCTCGCCGCCAGCGGTCTGCCGGGCAAGGGCTCGCTGACCGAACTGGGCAAAGGCCGCTACACCGTGACCGCGCCGATCAGTGTCGGCTCGAAGACCAGCCTCGACGGCAAGACGGTCAACAAGCGCACCGCCGACATGATCGCGGCCGCGGAGAAGAAGGCCGGGGTCAAGTTCACCATCACCCAGGGCTCGTACAACGCCGGCGGTGTCGGTGCCTCGGGCGGCACGCACGACGGCGGCGGTGCGGTCGACATCTCGGTGAACAACATCTCGAACAAGACCGCCGCGGTGAAGGCGCTGCGCGAGGTCGGCTTCGCCGCGTGGCACCGCACCCCGAGCCAGGGCAACTGGGCGGAGCACATCCACGGGATCGCGATCAGCGACACCGACATGTCGCCGCAGGCTCAGGCTCAGGCCGGTGACTACTTCAAGGGCCTCAACGGCCTGGCGAGCCACGCCAAGGACGACGGCCCCAAGGTGAAGAAGGTGACCTGGGAGGAATTCAAGCGTGGGTGA
- a CDS encoding NBR1-Ig-like domain-containing protein, whose amino-acid sequence MPEPRTGERAPELEAFMDGLRKLRTRAGEPSFRKMAAKSGAVSHATLHLTVTGTRLQPWETVREFVRACDGDEEEWHARWQGVQLVLSADRDPEPAPRWRSKRVLVPLALVLVAAIAAVVVLLLPGEQGTPAPPHPGDSSRFLGDVTIPDDTVVKPGTQFVKVWELENTGTVEWRKRYLRRTDLPVTPGTCRTPDRIPVNDTAPRGRVQVTVTVSTPPNAPVDCKVFWKMVDEQDRELFPASRPIYFSVLVRA is encoded by the coding sequence GTGCCGGAACCGCGAACAGGAGAACGGGCACCGGAGCTGGAAGCGTTCATGGACGGGCTGCGGAAGCTCCGGACACGGGCCGGGGAACCGTCCTTCCGGAAGATGGCGGCGAAGTCCGGCGCGGTGTCCCACGCGACCCTGCACCTCACCGTCACCGGTACGCGGTTGCAGCCGTGGGAGACGGTCCGGGAGTTCGTCCGCGCCTGCGACGGTGACGAAGAGGAATGGCACGCCCGATGGCAGGGCGTCCAGCTCGTGCTGTCCGCCGACCGCGACCCGGAACCCGCGCCGCGATGGCGGTCCAAACGCGTCCTGGTGCCGCTGGCCCTCGTGCTCGTCGCCGCGATCGCCGCCGTCGTGGTCCTCCTGCTGCCGGGCGAGCAGGGCACGCCCGCACCGCCGCATCCCGGCGACTCGAGCAGATTCCTCGGCGACGTGACCATCCCCGACGACACCGTGGTCAAACCCGGCACCCAGTTCGTGAAGGTGTGGGAACTCGAGAACACCGGCACCGTCGAGTGGCGAAAGCGGTACCTGCGCCGCACCGATCTCCCGGTCACGCCCGGCACCTGCCGCACCCCCGACCGGATCCCGGTCAACGACACCGCGCCGCGAGGACGTGTGCAGGTGACGGTCACCGTGAGCACCCCGCCGAACGCCCCGGTCGACTGCAAGGTGTTCTGGAAGATGGTCGACGAACAGGACCGGGAACTCTTCCCGGCCAGCAGGCCGATCTACTTCTCGGTCCTCGTCCGCGCCTGA
- a CDS encoding GbsR/MarR family transcriptional regulator — translation MPGRRLTQDERGQIASGLSAGLTYAEIARRMDRPKSTVIREVARNGGAHGYRAGQAQQATRWRARRRKPGPPPSTARTPETVRDFETEFAETMAATGVPSMMARVLACLFTADTGGGTAAELVARLEVSPASVSKAVNWLEQRGLITREREGGRQRYVVDDDFGYRAWRTSLDAMTRWAEVTRRGAGLIDGPAGARLDATSRFFRHLHKDMSEAAEHWRRTA, via the coding sequence GTGCCGGGAAGACGCCTGACCCAGGACGAGCGCGGGCAGATCGCTTCGGGACTGTCCGCAGGCCTCACGTACGCCGAAATCGCCCGCCGGATGGACCGCCCCAAATCGACGGTGATCCGCGAAGTCGCGCGCAACGGCGGCGCCCACGGTTATCGGGCAGGCCAGGCGCAGCAGGCGACGCGATGGCGGGCACGCCGCCGCAAACCCGGCCCGCCGCCCAGCACCGCACGGACCCCGGAGACGGTGCGGGACTTCGAGACCGAATTCGCCGAGACGATGGCCGCGACCGGTGTCCCGTCGATGATGGCCAGGGTCCTGGCCTGTCTGTTCACCGCGGACACCGGCGGCGGCACCGCCGCCGAACTGGTCGCCCGGCTGGAAGTCAGCCCCGCGTCGGTGTCCAAGGCCGTGAACTGGCTCGAACAACGCGGCCTGATCACCCGCGAACGCGAGGGCGGGCGGCAGCGGTACGTCGTCGACGACGACTTCGGCTACCGCGCCTGGCGCACCAGTCTCGACGCGATGACCCGCTGGGCGGAGGTCACCCGGCGGGGCGCCGGGCTGATCGACGGGCCGGCGGGGGCGCGACTGGACGCCACCAGCCGGTTCTTCCGGCATCTGCACAAGGACATGAGCGAGGCGGCGGAACACTGGCGGCGCACGGCGTGA
- a CDS encoding oxidoreductase, which produces MTAKVCLVTGASSGIGHATALELLRAGHIVYGAARRVRKMDDLRAAGGHPLKMDARDEDDLRRAVGTVLDEHQRIDVLVNNAGTVLHGAVEDVPLDRARDQLEVNLLAPARLVQLVLPAMRAQRSGTIVNVSSIGGEIALPFGAWYYASKHALEAFSDTLRMEVEPFGIDVVIIQPGIVKTEFEDQTAAQLREYSGRGAYREMAEAMARHGETGLSDGSDPSVVVDAIRRAVESENPETRYAVGHLAEKLLELNRTLPDREFDRLAMRATK; this is translated from the coding sequence ATGACGGCCAAGGTATGCCTGGTCACCGGCGCTTCGTCGGGGATCGGCCACGCCACCGCGCTGGAGCTGCTGCGCGCGGGACACATCGTCTACGGCGCCGCCAGGCGCGTGCGGAAGATGGACGACCTCCGCGCGGCGGGCGGCCATCCGCTGAAGATGGACGCCAGGGACGAGGACGATCTCCGCCGCGCGGTCGGCACAGTTCTCGACGAGCACCAACGGATCGACGTCCTGGTCAACAACGCGGGCACCGTGCTGCACGGCGCCGTCGAGGACGTGCCGCTCGACCGCGCGCGCGACCAGCTCGAAGTCAACCTTCTCGCGCCCGCCCGGCTCGTTCAGCTGGTCCTGCCCGCCATGCGGGCCCAGCGGTCCGGCACGATCGTCAACGTTTCGTCGATCGGCGGCGAGATCGCCCTGCCTTTCGGAGCCTGGTACTACGCGTCGAAGCACGCGCTCGAAGCGTTCTCCGACACGCTCCGCATGGAGGTCGAGCCTTTCGGCATCGACGTCGTGATCATCCAGCCGGGCATCGTCAAAACCGAGTTCGAAGACCAGACCGCCGCGCAGCTCCGCGAGTATTCCGGCCGCGGGGCGTACCGGGAGATGGCGGAGGCCATGGCGCGGCACGGGGAGACCGGGCTCAGTGACGGCTCCGACCCGTCCGTCGTCGTGGACGCCATCCGCCGCGCCGTCGAGTCCGAGAATCCGGAAACCCGCTACGCGGTCGGCCACCTCGCCGAGAAGCTCCTGGAACTCAACCGGACCCTGCCGGACCGCGAGTTCGACCGGCTGGCCATGCGCGCGACGAAATAG
- a CDS encoding DUF1540 domain-containing protein, which yields MTTTEMPAVHECTVSGCSYNHDGCHAFAITVGGGNGSADCGTFVPLNTKGGLDRVTAQVGACSRSDCRHNSALECTASSVRVGPGEGDHAANCLTYAP from the coding sequence ATGACCACCACCGAAATGCCCGCTGTCCACGAATGCACGGTCAGCGGCTGTTCGTACAACCACGACGGCTGTCACGCTTTCGCCATCACGGTCGGTGGCGGGAACGGATCGGCCGACTGCGGAACGTTCGTCCCGCTCAACACCAAGGGCGGACTCGATCGAGTGACCGCACAAGTGGGAGCCTGCTCCCGGTCCGACTGCCGCCACAATTCCGCGCTGGAATGCACCGCATCGAGTGTCCGGGTGGGACCGGGCGAGGGCGATCACGCCGCCAATTGCCTGACCTACGCTCCGTAA
- a CDS encoding MSMEG_1061 family FMN-dependent PPOX-type flavoprotein, which yields MTSSDTRPRRLSPEQVRARLGEPEAMIKAKVHDRIDRHGHRFIAHAPFVAMATSDATGLPDCSPRGDYPGFVKVLDERTLAIPDRPGNKLADSFRNLAENDGIGLMFVVPGVREVFRVNGRAYPTDEPDVLARMRTEGKPAELAIIVDVVETFFHCGRALIRSRLWDPASQALADELPSAGEMAAEQMGLDVDPAVLEAMLETGYRRLY from the coding sequence ATGACCAGCAGTGATACCCGTCCGCGCCGACTTTCGCCCGAGCAGGTCCGTGCTCGGCTGGGGGAGCCGGAGGCCATGATCAAGGCGAAGGTCCACGACCGGATCGACCGGCACGGCCATCGGTTCATCGCCCATGCCCCGTTCGTGGCGATGGCGACGTCGGACGCGACGGGCCTGCCCGATTGCTCGCCGCGCGGCGACTACCCGGGTTTCGTCAAGGTGCTCGACGAGCGCACCCTGGCGATCCCCGACCGGCCGGGCAACAAGCTCGCCGACTCCTTCCGCAATCTCGCCGAGAACGACGGCATCGGCCTGATGTTCGTCGTCCCCGGCGTGCGGGAGGTGTTCCGGGTCAACGGCCGCGCCTATCCGACCGATGAGCCGGACGTGCTCGCCAGGATGCGCACCGAGGGCAAACCGGCGGAACTGGCGATCATCGTCGACGTGGTGGAGACCTTCTTCCACTGCGGCCGCGCGCTGATCCGGTCCCGGCTCTGGGATCCCGCGAGCCAGGCGCTGGCGGACGAATTGCCGTCCGCCGGCGAGATGGCCGCCGAGCAGATGGGGCTCGACGTCGATCCGGCCGTACTGGAGGCCATGCTCGAAACCGGCTACCGGCGGTTGTACTGA
- a CDS encoding YbhB/YbcL family Raf kinase inhibitor-like protein: protein MRATRIVFCALFALGAACLSPAASATQDAFTLSSTAFADGGLMPKVHECTSGGGQDPAKKNESPPLAWSGAPAGAKSYAIVMRDLDNAALIHWVIYDIPATTASLPQNVQHVYRPPVPAGSRQVYYRGSASLYGYQGPCSPSTVNTYEFVVHALDQTSLTGLDSGSSTRTAARAITAASIGSARITGES from the coding sequence ATGAGAGCAACGAGAATCGTGTTCTGCGCCCTGTTCGCCCTCGGCGCCGCCTGCCTTTCCCCGGCGGCGTCGGCCACTCAAGACGCGTTCACGCTGTCCAGTACCGCGTTCGCCGACGGCGGTCTCATGCCCAAGGTCCACGAGTGCACCAGCGGCGGCGGGCAGGATCCGGCCAAGAAGAACGAGTCGCCGCCGTTGGCCTGGTCGGGGGCTCCCGCCGGGGCGAAGAGCTACGCGATCGTCATGCGCGACCTCGACAACGCCGCCCTGATCCACTGGGTCATCTACGACATCCCGGCGACCACGGCTTCGCTCCCCCAGAACGTCCAGCACGTCTACCGGCCACCGGTGCCCGCCGGCTCCAGGCAGGTCTACTACCGCGGAAGCGCGAGTCTCTACGGCTACCAGGGCCCGTGCTCACCCTCCACCGTGAATACCTACGAGTTCGTCGTGCACGCCCTCGACCAGACGTCGCTCACCGGCCTGGACTCCGGTTCGTCGACCCGCACTGCCGCCAGGGCGATCACCGCGGCTTCGATCGGCTCGGCGAGGATCACCGGCGAGTCGTAA
- a CDS encoding helix-turn-helix domain-containing protein — protein sequence MGYRTWMRYFTPSAVHRRLGLVCLGVGLQHGTVPVVGPRVLDHYVAVVVSKGRGWFAVAGGDRQEVVAPALLWLVPGVGHHYAPDPAHGWEECFVDFDGSAVDAYMELGYVTPSTPVVPLGDVEAVRDIVSRIVRCARGGSPLAQVDASAAVHHLLVALRRAADSTPSDGSLLEALAQDALLPISVAEIAARRGMTLPELRTAVRRGTETGLKDHLLTLRLNRAKELLATTRMPVQEVAQAIGYGDAAYFSRLFTRRVGVSPARFRESRVRAVPGGWSSRVPPPDDPPLVPTD from the coding sequence ATGGGTTACCGGACCTGGATGCGGTACTTCACACCGTCCGCCGTGCATCGTCGGCTGGGCCTGGTGTGCCTCGGTGTCGGGCTGCAGCACGGAACCGTGCCCGTCGTGGGGCCGCGCGTGCTCGACCATTACGTCGCCGTCGTGGTGTCCAAGGGGCGTGGGTGGTTCGCCGTGGCGGGCGGCGACCGCCAGGAGGTCGTCGCGCCCGCCTTGCTGTGGCTCGTCCCCGGCGTCGGACACCACTACGCGCCCGACCCCGCGCATGGCTGGGAAGAGTGTTTCGTCGACTTCGACGGCAGCGCCGTGGACGCGTACATGGAACTCGGCTACGTCACGCCCTCGACGCCGGTGGTACCACTGGGCGACGTCGAGGCCGTCCGCGACATCGTGAGCCGGATCGTGCGCTGCGCGCGAGGCGGGAGCCCGCTGGCGCAGGTCGACGCCTCGGCTGCCGTACATCACCTGCTGGTGGCCTTGCGCCGGGCCGCCGACAGCACCCCCAGCGACGGTTCCCTGCTGGAGGCACTGGCGCAGGACGCCCTGTTGCCGATCAGCGTCGCGGAGATCGCGGCCCGCCGCGGCATGACGCTGCCCGAACTGCGCACCGCCGTGCGCCGCGGCACGGAGACCGGGTTGAAGGACCACCTGCTGACCCTTCGCCTCAACCGCGCCAAGGAACTCCTTGCCACCACGCGAATGCCGGTCCAGGAGGTGGCACAGGCGATCGGGTACGGGGACGCCGCCTACTTCAGCAGGCTCTTCACCCGCCGGGTCGGCGTCTCCCCCGCGCGCTTCCGCGAATCGCGAGTGCGGGCCGTCCCCGGTGGCTGGAGTTCGCGCGTTCCCCCACCCGACGACCCGCCGCTCGTGCCGACGGACTGA